The Acidithiobacillus thiooxidans ATCC 19377 DNA window ACACTGGCTGGATCGATATGGAGATGGACTCTACCGTCAAGCCCTTTTCCGTACAAGTAATATGGCGGTTGCTGAGGACATTGTGCAGGAAACATTACTGGCGGCGTGGCTGGGGTACGCAGGATTTTCAGGAGCAGCACAAGAACGTACTTGGCTGTATGGCATTATGGAACATAAAATTCAGGATTATTATCGCCTGAACGCGAGGACCCCAAAGATCAGCAATCTGGAAGTAGATGATCTGGATTCGGACATTGAAGAGTCCGCGTTTCAAAGTAATGGTGCCTGGGCCAATAAACCCGGCGCATGGGGTCGTGACCCCCAAGAGGCTGCGGAGTCCAAAGACTTCCTGCGTATTATCCAGGGCTGTTTAAATGAGCTCCCAGAGCAGCAGCGTTCTGCATTTATGTTGCGTGAATGGTATGGCGAAGAGATTGCTCTTTGTGCAAGAACTCTGGCTGTCACCGCCAATCATCTCTCGGTTTTGCTCCATCGCGCACGACTCCAGATCAGTCGCTGCCTGGAGTTTCGATTTGCAGGAGGAGAACAACAGTGAAGAAGCGTCTTATGCTAACCTGCCAGGATGCCTCAAAGCTCTTGTCTAAAGGTCAGGAACAAACATTGCGTTTTCGCGAACGCTGGGCACTCAAAATACATCTTTTTTTCTGCGTTTCCTGCCGCAACTATGCCCGACAAATCGGGTGGATAGACCAGGTGTTTCATCTTATCGCCGACCGATGGAACACCTATCACCTGAGTCACGAGGCCAAAGAACGTATTCGGGATATGTTGAAAAAGGCCGAGCCCGGATTGGGTTGTGATCATAGCGAAGAGGAGAACCACCTATGATTATGAATGGGACGATTTTCAAATCCGAATCATTGGCGGCACAATTATGTCAACACAAAGAAGATTTTCTTGCGCAGGTGCCCGCCATCATCGCCACCGT harbors:
- a CDS encoding sigma-70 family RNA polymerase sigma factor, with the protein product MPPDRNDQVHACQPEHWLDRYGDGLYRQALFRTSNMAVAEDIVQETLLAAWLGYAGFSGAAQERTWLYGIMEHKIQDYYRLNARTPKISNLEVDDLDSDIEESAFQSNGAWANKPGAWGRDPQEAAESKDFLRIIQGCLNELPEQQRSAFMLREWYGEEIALCARTLAVTANHLSVLLHRARLQISRCLEFRFAGGEQQ